A DNA window from Desulfofundulus luciae contains the following coding sequences:
- the era gene encoding GTPase Era, whose protein sequence is MVEQEKFKSGFVAIIGRPNVGKSTLLNQLVGHKVAIMSDKPQTTRHKIHSIITRDDAQIIFLDTPGIHKPRHKLGEYMVEVALGALREVDVILFLVEPQLPGPGDEYIINQLREVTTPVILVINKIDLLDNKAELLPLIDVFSQKYNFAEIIPVSALKPENLDRLVELVVSYLPSGPKYYPDNMVTDRPEQFIMAELIREKVLHLTAQEVPHGVTVVVEEVEPRSDQLLYVRAVIYTEKESHKAILIGKGGRMLKEIGRLAREEMELLLGSKIYLDLWVKVKEDWRNQDLYLRNFGYTDRD, encoded by the coding sequence ATGGTGGAACAGGAGAAATTTAAGTCGGGTTTTGTGGCCATAATTGGCCGCCCCAATGTCGGGAAGTCCACCCTTTTAAACCAGCTGGTGGGGCATAAGGTGGCCATTATGTCCGATAAGCCCCAGACCACCCGGCATAAAATCCATTCAATCATTACCCGTGATGATGCCCAGATCATCTTTCTGGATACGCCGGGAATTCACAAGCCCAGGCACAAGCTGGGTGAATATATGGTGGAAGTGGCCCTGGGCGCCCTGCGGGAAGTGGACGTAATCCTCTTCCTGGTTGAACCCCAGTTGCCGGGGCCGGGGGACGAGTACATAATCAACCAGCTCCGCGAGGTAACCACTCCGGTAATTCTGGTCATTAATAAAATAGATTTGCTGGACAACAAGGCGGAATTGCTGCCCCTGATCGACGTTTTTTCACAGAAATACAATTTTGCCGAGATTATCCCCGTTTCCGCTCTCAAACCGGAAAACCTGGACCGCCTGGTTGAGCTGGTGGTTTCCTACTTACCCTCTGGACCCAAGTATTATCCCGACAATATGGTCACGGACCGGCCGGAACAGTTTATTATGGCCGAACTGATCCGGGAAAAGGTGCTGCACCTGACCGCCCAGGAAGTACCCCACGGGGTAACCGTGGTGGTGGAGGAGGTAGAGCCGCGATCGGACCAGCTGCTCTATGTACGGGCGGTCATCTATACCGAAAAGGAATCGCATAAGGCCATATTAATTGGCAAGGGGGGACGGATGCTCAAAGAGATCGGCCGGCTGGCCAGGGAAGAAATGGAACTTCTCCTGGGGTCAAAAATATACCTGGATCTGTGGGTCAAGGTCAAGGAAGACTGGCGTAACCAGGACCTGTACCTGCGGAACTTTGGTTACACCGACAGGGATTAA
- a CDS encoding magnesium transporter CorA family protein has translation MLKVYKSVGEALVESNVLGEKGSWINLVNPTREEIEEVVHQLTLPVDFLEYPLDEEESSRIEVEEGCVLIIIRVPIIRDNIYDTIPLGIIITENIIITVCLEDLAIISEFSSCRIKGFYTFKKTRFLLQIFYKTAIHYLRYLRQIDKRSEEIQQRLHSSTQNKELIKLFSLEKSLVYFTTSLRANEIVMEKLLKSHLAKDPDSLEVNVGLIKMYEEDEDLLEDVITENKQAIEMSEIYAEILSGTMDAFASIISNNQNMVMKFLTSVTIILMIPTMLFSLYGMNVDLPFQHSRGAFPGIVLLSVVFSIVALLIFRKRDML, from the coding sequence ATGCTCAAAGTATATAAAAGTGTGGGAGAGGCGCTGGTAGAAAGCAATGTGCTGGGAGAGAAGGGGAGTTGGATTAACTTAGTCAACCCTACCAGAGAAGAAATAGAAGAGGTCGTTCACCAGCTTACCCTGCCGGTGGACTTTTTAGAGTACCCTCTTGATGAAGAAGAAAGCTCCCGTATCGAGGTTGAGGAAGGCTGTGTGCTGATTATTATCAGGGTGCCTATTATTAGGGATAATATTTATGACACAATTCCTTTAGGAATCATTATTACAGAAAACATTATTATTACTGTTTGCCTGGAAGATCTGGCTATTATAAGCGAATTCTCTTCCTGCCGTATCAAGGGATTTTATACCTTTAAAAAAACGCGCTTTCTCTTGCAGATTTTTTATAAGACGGCGATCCATTACCTGCGTTACTTAAGGCAGATCGACAAAAGAAGTGAAGAAATTCAGCAGAGGTTGCACAGTTCGACGCAAAATAAAGAATTAATTAAATTATTTAGTTTAGAAAAAAGCCTGGTCTATTTTACAACCTCTTTAAGGGCAAATGAAATCGTTATGGAAAAACTATTAAAATCACATCTTGCTAAAGACCCAGATTCTTTAGAGGTGAACGTGGGCTTAATAAAGATGTACGAAGAAGATGAGGACCTGTTGGAAGATGTGATCACCGAAAATAAACAGGCCATTGAAATGAGTGAGATTTATGCTGAGATCCTGAGTGGCACGATGGATGCATTTGCCTCGATAATTTCGAACAATCAAAACATGGTCATGAAGTTTCTAACTTCAGTGACCATCATTTTAATGATTCCCACCATGCTGTTCAGCTTGTACGGCATGAACGTAGATCTGCCATTTCAGCATTCCAGGGGTGCTTTTCCCGGCATAGTTCTTTTGTCTGTTGTCTTCTCAATTGTTGCTTTGTTGATTTTCAGGAAAAGAGATATGTTATAA